Proteins encoded in a region of the Ruegeria sp. AD91A genome:
- a CDS encoding Gfo/Idh/MocA family protein — protein sequence MQKPVQFGVLGAAKFAREYMAPAIHAANGARLAALATSDAAKAEPFQSFCPDLHVYDSYDALLADTGIDAVYIPLPNHMHAEWSLKALEAGKHVLCEKPMTMKADEFDPLIQKRDESGLLAAEAYMIVHHPQWQLARKLIADGAIGNLVHVTGAFSFDNRSDTRNIRNRAETGGGGLRDIGVYVIGGARFATGQEPVSVQSAIRWQDDIDIFTEIRAQFPGFTYSSYVSIRMHPHQEMVFHGESGLIRLTTPFNARVFGEARVELHRPGLEVQVTRFPGADHYKLQVEAFCRSTRDGAEYPCSLEFSRGTQELIDRVFEGAVSL from the coding sequence ATGCAAAAACCGGTTCAATTTGGTGTATTGGGTGCTGCGAAATTTGCCCGTGAATACATGGCCCCAGCGATACATGCTGCCAACGGGGCGCGTTTAGCCGCGCTGGCAACGTCCGATGCCGCAAAGGCCGAACCGTTTCAGTCTTTTTGCCCGGATTTACACGTGTATGACAGCTATGATGCGCTGTTGGCAGACACCGGAATTGACGCAGTCTACATCCCGTTGCCCAACCATATGCATGCGGAATGGAGCCTGAAAGCCCTAGAAGCTGGCAAGCACGTTCTGTGCGAAAAGCCAATGACCATGAAGGCGGATGAATTCGACCCGTTGATCCAAAAGCGGGATGAAAGCGGCCTGCTGGCCGCCGAGGCATACATGATCGTCCATCACCCTCAATGGCAGCTTGCAAGGAAACTGATCGCTGATGGTGCCATCGGCAATTTGGTACATGTGACCGGTGCATTCAGTTTCGACAATCGCTCTGACACTCGGAACATTCGAAACCGTGCGGAAACGGGCGGCGGAGGTTTGCGTGACATCGGGGTCTACGTGATCGGTGGAGCACGCTTTGCAACCGGGCAAGAGCCTGTGTCGGTGCAATCCGCGATCCGTTGGCAGGATGATATCGACATCTTTACCGAAATTCGCGCGCAGTTCCCTGGATTTACCTATTCCAGCTATGTGTCCATACGGATGCATCCCCATCAGGAGATGGTGTTTCACGGCGAAAGCGGTTTGATCCGTCTGACGACCCCGTTCAATGCACGTGTGTTCGGAGAGGCTCGGGTCGAGCTGCACCGGCCGGGGCTTGAAGTTCAGGTTACCCGCTTCCCCGGAGCAGACCATTACAAGTTGCAGGTCGAGGCCTTCTGCCGATCAACCCGGGATGGGGCGGAATACCCCTGTTCTTTGGAATTTTCCCGCGGGACGCAAGAGTTGATTGATCGTGTATTCGAGGGCGCGGTTTCACTGTAA
- the rpoH gene encoding RNA polymerase sigma factor RpoH — protein sequence MANYANLPAPTPEGGLNRYMQEIRKFPLLEPEEEYMLAKRWVEEQDTEAAHKMVTSHLRLAAKIAMGYRGYGLPQAEVISEANVGLMQAVKKFDPEKGFRLATYAMWWIRASIQEYVLRSWSMVKLGTTSAQKKLFFNLRKAKARIGALEEGDLRPENVKKIAEDLGVTEDEVISMNRRMSGGDASLNATVGSEGEGTMQWQDWLEDEDADQAGDYEARDELEARRELLAAALDVLNDREKDILTQRRLMDQPVTLEELSTQYNVSRERIRQIEVRAFEKLQKKMRDLAREKGMLGVN from the coding sequence ATGGCAAACTACGCAAATCTCCCCGCACCGACGCCCGAGGGCGGCCTGAATCGCTATATGCAGGAAATCCGCAAGTTTCCCCTGCTGGAGCCGGAAGAAGAATACATGCTGGCCAAGCGCTGGGTCGAAGAGCAGGACACTGAAGCCGCACACAAGATGGTGACATCTCACCTGCGTTTGGCAGCCAAGATTGCCATGGGCTATCGCGGCTATGGGCTGCCGCAGGCCGAAGTGATTTCCGAGGCCAATGTGGGCCTGATGCAGGCGGTCAAAAAATTCGACCCCGAGAAAGGCTTCCGTCTGGCGACTTATGCCATGTGGTGGATTCGCGCCTCGATTCAGGAGTATGTCCTAAGGTCTTGGTCGATGGTCAAGTTGGGCACGACTTCGGCTCAGAAAAAGCTGTTTTTCAACCTGCGTAAGGCCAAGGCCCGCATCGGAGCGCTGGAAGAGGGTGATCTGCGCCCCGAAAACGTCAAGAAAATCGCGGAGGATCTGGGCGTCACTGAAGACGAAGTCATCAGCATGAACCGCCGAATGTCCGGTGGCGATGCGTCCCTGAACGCCACGGTCGGGTCCGAAGGCGAAGGCACCATGCAATGGCAGGACTGGCTTGAGGACGAAGATGCCGATCAGGCCGGTGATTACGAAGCACGCGATGAGCTGGAAGCGCGTCGGGAACTGCTGGCAGCGGCTTTGGATGTGCTGAATGATCGGGAAAAGGATATCCTGACCCAGCGCCGTTTGATGGATCAGCCTGTCACGCTCGAGGAATTGAGCACACAGTATAACGTGAGTCGCGAGCGAATTCGCCAGATCGAAGTACGCGCGTTCGAGAAGCTGCAAAAGAAAATGCGGGATCTGGCGCGGGAAAAAGGCATGCTGGGCGTCAACTGA